The Denticeps clupeoides chromosome 4, fDenClu1.1, whole genome shotgun sequence genome segment GCAGTGTACCTGATTGGGGGATTCCTCTACCAGCGATTAGTGGTTGGGGCCAAAGGAGTGGAACAGTTTCCTAACTATGCCTTCTGGTCAGAGATTGGAAACCTAACCGCGGTGCGTGCAGccaattaaaataatatcaaagaattcatttgtaattattttgagTCAAAGGAAACCTAGTTTCTTTTAATGAGTTAATTTTAAAACAGTGACCCTTTTgtttaagggaaaaaaaattctcaccaTTAATTAATTTGGAAACAGAGCTTAAGAGCATCTGAAACTGAGAAAATAATATCCTGCCCCTCAGGATattatgtgactttttttttttcttttctcctccatGTGTATTCTTGTCAATACCACCACTCACCTGTACTCTCTTAGATGTACATAATCCAGAGTATTACAGTTTACACTTAAGATGAAATTGCATAGATGTTTACAGTGCAGTTTGCAATGTATGCAAGATGTACAATTAGTACAGGTACAGTAGCAGTGAAATGTCATTGGGCCAAACACACAAGTACTACAAATTATGACAAAACCAAGATAGTGAGGCATCAGCAGTTTGTAGCACCAGGAAAGATAAATACTGtcattgtttaaaataaaaaaagagtcaaATGTATCAAGCATAGATTTACTGGATGTTTTGACTTTATTCTGGAAAACACAAGAGGgtgtgtaatatttttaatggaTATTTGGATAGGTGGAGCCACAGAATGAAATGAAGCTACCTGCAGTCTGTAtatgtcttattattattatatatattttttttttattgtttaggaTGGCTGTGACTTTGTGTGCCGTTCCAAAGGCAACAGAGATGATCCCCCTACATACAGAGGAGTGCCCACAGAAACACTGGGAGAAGAGTCAGAAGAGAGGGATGACCACTTATTACCTATGTGACCCACTTACATCTTGTACTGGGAGGGGCTTTgacttgttgtgttgtgtatatttgtTTTGGGTTCTGATTCACAGATTACAACAGGAAGTGTGTAGATCAGGTCTCAGGGCTACTGTGGGTGATGGTTCCATTCATCCCCACCCTACACCACTTGATATTCTTCTGTAGCTACAGTGGTCAGTAGTAACGAGGTCTGCTGGTTTTCTCAAGTGGTCCTGCATCATTTTAGAATTTACTGTTAGCAGTGAAATTTACCCCAAACCCCAAAGTCTCATAGCTGGACTGTGTTCAGCAGGGTGAGATCACAAATAATACAAGCATATACATTTAGACGTCCATGAAGTAAACTTTAAAGCAGATTGtggacatgaataaaaaaaaaactgcacagaaAACTTTACAGCTAGTTAATGTACACAACAATTTTGTTATTATTCATATAAACCAGAGacgaaataattttttttaagcgaACTTTGACCAAATTTATTGAGGCCTTCCCAGTATGCACCAGTAAGAAGAATGATTATAGCTATGTTAATGAGGTCTAAATATTTGGGGATTAACAGACAATGTTAATCTCCTGATTAACAGACAATGTCTGGCCTGAGGGTTGTTAGTCTCTCAGGATTGTGTTGCGTTGTTGTGTCTTAGGTTTGGTCTGAtgcactgtattttttttttataggaaatATGGGAAGGGGTATATTATGCAACTATTTTCTTTGACTGCTGCACTTTAAATTTGGTTTTAAATATTTCCCATTTCCCATTTCCCACTAGCATGTATCAACCACTGCAAACAGTCCACAAGTCAGCCTAGTTTGCGCTGGCTTCAGGGGGAGGGAtttgatggtgtgtgtgggttcagataagaaatgagcaaaaatggtcaaacatgaaatattattttggcCCTAACAGAATAGCCCCGCATTTTGAATTGCAGCTTTTTATTGTGTTCTTGCATTTATAGATAAATAAATTGTGTTTGTCTATGCATGCTTGTGTTATACAATGCTGAATACAGCTACTTGCAGACAAATCTGCACTGTTATTAGCTCAGATTTCCTACACTGATATCCACCTTGAACTAGAACATAATACCTGCCAGGACTGTAAATAGAGATTCTTGGTTTAAATTCttgtttaggggcagtggtggcctagggttAAGAAGCggccgtaatcaaaaggttggcggttcgaattccaatccgccaaggtgccactgagcaaactaccatccccacgcactgctgtcatggctgcccactgctcaaaagggtgatgggttaaaagcagaggacacattttgttatgtgcaatgtgtgctgtgctgcagtgtttcacaatcacttcagtttcacttaaATGAACCCCTGTCCAGGTGGGTGCCTTAGATTTGTTTAAACTTTATTAACTTTTCATGGTCCTGATTGCATGTAATAATGAATATGCATATCCAGCATACATCCTCCATACTAAGTAGGTTTCTTCTTTTGCCAGCAAAACTGCCCTGACCCATTGAAGCATGGACCACTAGACATGATACCGTAATCATCCatagacttgtttttccagcacacatTGGATTAAGATCTGGAGAACATTTGAGTCCAAGTCAACACATGGAATATATTTTTGCGGTGTGGCAGGGAGCATTTTCCTACTGAAAGAGTGACACTATTTCCACAAATTCGAATTCCGTTTAGCCATACATCCAAAGTTGTCCAGAGTGTGGGTTAGTGCAGGTTTCCTCCCTCCATcaaaaggcatgtacactaagtgaatggtgtgtgtatttgtgtgcccTGCAGTGGGTTGGGTGAGTCCCAgtcctgtgcccagtgtcccgggatgggctctggcagctggGACcataagtggttatggaaaatGAATGAGTGAGTCACATTTATTGCCTAACAATATTAACCTGCTGCCTCACAAGCAACATAATAATTTACAGACGTACAACAAATATATACAGGTTATAAACAAGACAGCACAATGTAAAAAGTGCAAACTGTTGGCTGGTTTTGGTTTCGTCTGCCAGACGTGGGGTCTAAGATGATTTTTCCAGCCTTTTCTGGATTTTGAAGTGTACCAGTACTAGAGGGCGGAGCAGTACCATTAATTCTCTCTGCAGTCTGTTATAGTCTGTTGCATAAAGACATATTGAGGATAGGTTCCTAAAGTCGACTGTCATCATACATACTCTGTTTTGAGTCACTACACCAGAGCACCAACATGTTGTTTTGAACCCAGACACTTCCAATACCCATGATCCAGTTCTGATGGTCTGCATTAGCTTGAATCAACATGAAACCACTGCAGCTCAAGACCCTCCTGATGTTTTCTGTGGGTGTCCATATTTATGTTTCCCTGTGTCACATCAGTCCCTGATTGGTAAGCCCTGGTTTGTAGTTGATTATATACCCCTTCTTTCACAGAATATGCACAGGTATTCTGATTGTACTCGCTGCATGGCAGCATTTTAGGGGGAGGATGCCAGCGATCTTCTCTGTGCCACAAAGATACCATGCAGTTCAAAAcatgcaaagcaccatccccacacactgctcccgctgctcactgagggtgatgggttatatgcagaggacatatttcgttgtgtgcaccgtgtgctgtgctgtgtatcacaatgacaatcatttcacttcatttcactttcaacataAACTTTTTCAGCTTGAAATCTCAGTAGTATAAGACAGCACAGATCAGCCTGCAATCCCTATTACTATTAGTCTTGACCACTCATGACCCTGTTGCTGATTCACTggttttccttccttggaccacttttggtagTTCCTGACCATAGCAGCCCTGGAACATCACACAAGAGCTGCCGTTTGGAACATGCCATGACCCAGTCATGCCTCCATCAGAATTTGGCACTTCTCAAAATTTCTGAACTTGtctattttttctgtttgaaggcaaaaatgttcatatacatatttacattttgtgaaaaaagtTATTTGCTCTTagaatttaataaaagaaatgctATAATATATGTTTGttacacataaatatttttatctgtttatgcaGTCAATACATGGTTAGGGATGAAGGGCTGAAGGTTTCCCTTTTCAAGAATTATGTAAGTACGTCATTTTTCATGACTAAACAAATGGAACCTTATATTTTAAGGAgcctttttttctctatacaacAGATGTGGCACAAAATTATTATCTTGAGCTGATAAGACATTTAAACTTTATGTAAAAGCCTGTTAATGGAAATAAGTTTCAGTGAGTGTTTATATGACGCGAGGAACCTCTGCGTCCTGACGTCACGTTTCGCGCCGGAAAGGGAGGGGAAATCCATGTAGGGGCGGGGCTTCTAGAGCCTTTCCCTGTGCCCAAGAACCGTTGTCTGCAGATTTGTGAGAATAGTTCTAATAAGATTAGCTGAATAAACAACGCAAATGTTAAATTAACAGTCTGCATGAAAACATCACTCGCACGCACACCAACGCGCAGGTGATATTTGGCGGGAGAACAGAAATTACTGAGGATCACTTTGAGGTAAAAATCGCAGCCTGCTGCTAGCCTGTGCTCTGGATGTGAGTAGCTTCCCCGGCTAACGCGCCTAGGAGTCCCGTCTGTTGTTTGTCAGCTATGGTCGGCAGAGATCTATTACTGgcgattttttttgttatgtggtATATTTCTCCATGTTCGTGTTTACTGGGTGACATTTGTAGTTAGTTCATTGTTTTCTTTGGAAACTACTTGCTAACCCTCCATATTGTTGCACAGTGCATCACGGCTCCCGTCCTCTAATTTATCACCGGTTGCTGACAGCTCATTGGAGGTGTTTTTTGATACCGTGATATGTGtaacatagttttttttccaaataagaaTACTTTTACGGTGGCTTTATTTTCGTGTTGTGATGCTCCGTAACTAGCTCTAATAAGCGTGTTATACACTTTGTCACAGTGCGGTGGTCAGGTTTGTCTGCATTTGCGCTCTGAAAGAGTTTTCTGCCTGTAGGCATCATGGAAGCGGGCGAGGAGCAGAATTCCGGCTCAGCCAATGGGAGCGCTCCGACTGGAGGGAGTTCCCGCCCCCCTCAGATCGCCCATATGTCTCTGTATGAGAGACAGGCTGTCCAGGTGCGggtgtatatttttgtttttgtttcaatgtatagcttttttttttcttgaaatgctttattaaatatttacttgCTATATTTACATTAATCTATAAGTAGCCCAGAGTTTGTATTTCTTGTAAAAATTCCAGTATTTGAGTCAGGTCTCCTTCCTCTATGTTCTAGGCCCTGCAGGCTCTGCAGAGGCAGCCCAACGCAGCCCAGTACTTTCAGCAGTTGATGTTGCAACAGCAGATTAACAACGCTCAGCTCCAGAACCTGGCTGCCGTGCAACAGGTAAGAGAAAGAAACATGAGTATAAACCACAACACCAAAGCTGAGTGTGCACATCCTACACGTCGCAGTATGCCCTTGCGCACACAAACCAACATCTGGACCTTGGTTCTGAACTTTTGTGGTACTGACTGAAATGCTGCAATACCTTCGAACACAGAAAGATAAATTATCTTTCAGCGGCAAACTATCCAAATGGTAAAATCACCATGTGTGAACTGTGAGCATGCACTGTCCTCACACAGTGAAAGGCTGTGTAACATAATGTAAAATTAACACTTAAGATTACGCTATAGAGGCCAGAAGGAAAGTGCATTGTGAATGTTCCATTCTTGGCTCCAGCAGATTTTAAAATTGAGCATATTAGGTTTGGTGCACTTCAGTGCTTTCGCAGTTTCCATGTGTTCTCTAGAATCCGTCTAAATTTTGTTctattaatgaataaatcagaTGTATTGAACACACTTAAATGACCTTACATGACATAAGTTAAAAGGATAGAGCATTGAAACACATAAAAGCAATATACAAATGTGACTATTTATAAAAGAACtgaaccaataaaaaaaatagtcgCACACCAATCttcacagatttttaaaaaaacattcatagtCCTGGGCAGATCTCTGTTAAGGGTTCAGTGGATGTCACAAACCTGATCTCTGTTGTAGATGTTCCCACTTACACATGCcaattatcagcactttaatttaaGCATTCATGGACCCCTGCCATGTATTATGCCCCctagtcaaagtcaactttattatTATGTCACCATATATGATTTCTAGtgtcttgactttttttttttttgacagcaaGTTGAGATAACTGAGATAATTCTGAATTATTTTACCTTTTGACAGGCCACTCTTGCAGCTAGTCGCCAGTCCAGTTCTCCCAGTAACAGCGTGTCTCAAGCAACCAGCACTACCCACTGTACAGTGAGTATTACAGCCTAAAACCATATATTCCTTTCTGGAGCTATTAAAAACTGTGTATTGGttcagcattttcttttcaacTTTTAGAGGCAACttttagcatttatcagacgcccttatccagagtgacttacaatcagtatttacacgGGACactcccccccctggagcaagagttaagagtcttgctcagggacacaatgatagtaagcgggatttgaacctgggtcttctgtttcataggcgagtgtgttacccactaggctactaccaccccatgtttGAAGTTTGAAGTATTCATTCTTTGCTTTCTGGGTTTGTGCTGAATATATGCTgtgttttttcaccttttaaaaaaaatggttttatataaatacagGTCAATCTAAGCACCACCACTGCAGGGGGAACTATGACCAATCCCCGACCTGTTGGCCCTGCAACTTCAGTAACATCGTCAGCTCTGAGCCAGTCAGTGCTGCTTGGTGGGAACTCTACTGGCCAGGGTCAGATGTATCTAAGGGTACGTATGTTACTTAATCAGACATTATGGTTTGAAGCTTTCCATCACTATGACTGATTTCTGTCAACTAAAGTCCTTCATAGACTAAACACGGCCAGCACAGCACTGTGCTCTGAATctagatggaggagaggtttaGTAGCAGGGattataaaatgattaaagTGAATTAATTTTACCATATTTGGGGCTTGAAAGTGGTTTGATGGAGAGAATGGAGGATGCTGTAGGTCTACTagatgtattttacatttacgtcatttatgCAGAGTGctttaccatcagtagttagacactggagacactcagggttaagtgtcttgatcagggacacaatggtagtaagtggggttcgatcctgggtcttctggttcagaggttcATGCGACGGTAGGTGCCTAaagagtagtgtgtggggatggtacctcaTTCTAGGGGACttcagtgcatttacatttacggcatttatcagacgcccttatccagagcttacaatcagtagttacaggggaaagtccccctggagcaatttagagttaagtgtcttgctcagggatacagtggtagtaagcgggatttgaacctgggtcttctggttcataggcgagtgtgttatccactaggctactaccaccccagtggcaccttggcagcttgggatttgaacccacaacctttcagttacggttccacttccttacctgctactTTTCTGCTTGCCAACCGAAATAATGAGGTAGTTTTATCACATTGTGTTGGGATCGTGAGGCTTTGACAAGGAGCATTTTGTTTAATCCATGGGTGCACTGTGCATCCTTATTGCAGCGTCAGAGAACGCTGTCACAATTTGTTACTCAAAATGAAGCTTAATAACACTTCAATTAACAACTTAATCAGGAGTGCTGTAGGCAAGTCTGTGCCAATGATTGTCACTCTGGCATTATGAGAGGAATTCTTGGAGTGACTCTTTTAGTAGTAgattagtgggtaacacactcgcctatgaaccagaagacccaggttcaaatcccacttactaccattgtgtccctgatcaagacacttaaccctaagctgctccaggggcgactgtccctgttactactgattgtaagtcgctctggataagggcatctgataaagggtgtaaatgtaatacttCAGTTTATGTAGAGCCTGGAGAGAAGGTAAAAGAACCCATTAATGTGTTTGTTTGCCCTTTCATTCTCTGTATCTACCACACAGGTAAACCGCTCGCTCAGAGCTCCTCTGACCTCACAGCTCATCTTCATGCCAGGAGGCACTGCAACTGCTGCCGTGGCAACTGTTGCTCAACAAccgcagcaacagcagcaggaagTCACGCCTACCTCatccagcagccaatcagacaaTGACCAGGTAATGaactacttcctgtctgcagagTAGTGACAACAAAATCTAATTATCTAAAGAGTGCCACAATATAATTAGTGCCTATGACCTGTATGTAAATCATATGGGGATTTTCTTGCATAGGCACAGAACCTGGCAATGCGTTGTGTCTCCTCTTCCCGTATGGCAGTAGTGAAGACAGAATTTCCAGAGCGCAAAGACAATGGTGAGATTACATATTTTTATCCTTCGTTATCCTTTGACTCTACCCATGCATCACAGAGTTTGGAGTCAGGGTGTTTTATTGCCAGGGCTTTTTATTACTTTGTCTGATGTAGTTGTTGGAGGATGCTTCTGCGGTGATTCTCTCAGATTTCCATTGGCAAGTCTCATAATTGATTGATTCTTTTTTGCCCACCCTACAAATAGCAAATTCACTCCCAACCATATTCCTGCATAAATGGCACTGagaaatatcaaataataattatgatgaaTGGAATTCACAACAGCAGGGTATTTAAACAATAATACTCAAgaataaatgaaggaaaaatCATTAAGGCCGCAAACCCTTCTGCTTCTGAAGTGGAGTTTGAGGGAATGCACTGGATGGAAGAACCATGTGACTGGTGCTACCTGACAAATGTATGTCTGGCTTAGAGCCTGAAAACGAGGAATTTTACACCAAGCAGTATTTCCATTGTTTCTTTCATGTACCTGGATGGATTGTGTGTAGTAACTTCTTCCAATTTGTCTGTCTGTTCACCCACCCAGCTGCTGTGTACTCCCTACCGCAGCAGCAGGGTCAGTCTCACCAGAGCTCAACTGCCCAGCAGCTCCCCGGCACCAAGCCTCCTTCCTACCCAACCCTCACCAGTACTCCCAGCATGTCCACAGCCAACGTCAAGAATGGCAGCCAGGCCACCAACCCTGTACCAGGCAGCGCAGCCTCATCCACCATCCCACCTTCCTCCTCACCcactccttccctccctctctcccagctcctcctctccccctctgCACTGTGCCAGGCCCGTGCAGTCACCACTGTGACACCTGCTGCAACAGTCACTCACATCCTGGTGCCCACCTCCAGTGTGCCTACCTCGACACAGTGTTACCCGGTGGGCACCATGGCTACCAAAGCCAACCTGGGCGCTCAGACGCTGGTGGTGCAACCTATGCAGCAAGGGGGGGTGACCGAAAAGTTACCACACAGTGCCACGCCTGTCCCTATCCAGCCCAAAACTATGCAGGGACACCGTTTGCCTGTGCAGATGCCCCCACGACACCCTCCACCCATCTTACCTGCACCTCCCAGCAACGGCCAGCAGGTGGGGGGGCACCATTCTCCCCATGTGCCAGTACAGCTTGTGGGAGCCAGACAAGGCACACTGGGAACCTCCCAGGCGTTAGCGCTGGCTCAGACCCGAAACTGCTGCACACAGGACGCCCCACCCGTTGGTGGCAATAGTACCAGTGTGGTTGCCATGGTTGCCTCTGTGGAGACAGGGGCCGGTGGGCTGTGCCTTAAGTCTCCCCAAAGTGCCCTGTCTGTACAGCAGCCATCCAATCAGAATGTAGTCAGTCACACTTCCTCCACTTCTTCTTCCATTTCAAACTCCCACGGCAGGGATGGACAGAACTCAACAGTGGCGCCTTCTATTGGAGACTCTGTGTTTATGCAGTCACAGGTATGCAGGGTGGGAAATAATTTGGAAACACTCAATATGAATGCTATGAATAATATGAAAACTACTCAGTGCatatcaatgtatttttttcagtaCCCAGTATTTTTGTAGTATTCTAAGATAGACTTCAACATCTTTTCAATTGTAACCCTCATGCTCTGTGCAGTGAGCAATGTAATCTTTCATACAAAGCAGCTCTTGTATGTAatcctttaaaaatgcattatgttcTCTTACAACTAACCTTGGTCCTTGATTTGAGACGTTCCCATAGAAGTCAGTTGTTTTGTGAAACCCATAGATTGTATGAGAGATGcaagttattttttattttaatgccgTCAATGTCACGTTATTAGTTAAGAATAATCAAtatgccagtggtggcctagcaggtaaggaagcgggcgCCGTTGGAATCTTGAGCCGCTAAGAAAAGCATGCTGCTCCCCGagaacctttcatggctgcccactgctcactaagggtgattgattaaatgcaaaggacacattttgttgtgtttgctgtgcttcacaatgacaatcactttcaaatgtcaTAATCCTCCTCACCATTAGTACTTTCATACGATTATTTGTGTTCAGATTGTATATTCTCAGGTAACATAGCGCTGTTACCTGGTTTTGTGTACCATCATCTCACCCTCTTTCTGGTCTGTATTAAAGGGTAAACACGTCTCACTGAAAAGGAAGTCCGAATCTGACTGTACTAATGAGGGCTTGTCTGAGTCTGCCTCACACTCCTGTCCATCAGCAAGAGACTCTGCCCCTCCCTTGTCCCCAGCACCTTCTTTGGACTCTGGTGAGTAAAGAGTTTAAGCAAGCCTAATGTTTTATACTATTTCCTTTCACTTTCTGTGTTTCTGCTTCATTATTTGCTATATAAAGTGGTTTGCTTGTTGCCCATCGCACTGCCCACATGGCCAGTGGGCACTCCATGCATTGCTTGTCTATGTGTAGCCTAAGCCAGATGTGTGAGAGTGAAACATACATTAACTGGCTAGTTTTCAGCAGTGATAAGATAATAAATATATCACAGAGCTTTGTTTCATTGACCTAAGTTTTTTCTCCAGCATGAGCATGAATGCAGTACCTTTTACCATACTGTCAGTTGCATTTTAGCTTgcttactttattttacttacctttactattttattttcccctttattctgttttatttattttataactaTATTCTTTTACTATGCACAGCCAAAACAGTGGTTCAAGATTCATTTCACTGCGTATTGTACTACTATAACTAtgacatgtaataaataatacaaaatctaataaatatgcacaaaaaaaaaaactgatatcGTATCCACTCCCTCAGCTCCAGAGACAACTTTCTCCTCTCCACCAACCCTACTGCCACTGCCACGGGGTGGCGGTTGTCAGGGGGACCGTGCACCACTTCCCCAAGCAGTGGTGAAGCCACAAGTGCTCACGCACCTCATTGAGGGCTTTGTCATCCAGGAGGGTGCGGAGCCATTTCCGGTAAGCATGTTGTGTAGACCTTTGGGATATGTTGTGTCACCTGGAGCAAACCCAAGATCTTTCTCAGTGACACTGTGGCATTAAGCAGGGGCCAAGCCAGTGTTTTTAACTGTTACCCTCTAGAAAACTTCTTTAATTGATTTTTC includes the following:
- the phc1 gene encoding polyhomeotic-like protein 1 isoform X1; translated protein: MEAGEEQNSGSANGSAPTGGSSRPPQIAHMSLYERQAVQALQALQRQPNAAQYFQQLMLQQQINNAQLQNLAAVQQATLAASRQSSSPSNSVSQATSTTHCTVNLSTTTAGGTMTNPRPVGPATSVTSSALSQSVLLGGNSTGQGQMYLRVNRSLRAPLTSQLIFMPGGTATAAVATVAQQPQQQQQEVTPTSSSSQSDNDQAQNLAMRCVSSSRMAVVKTEFPERKDNAAVYSLPQQQGQSHQSSTAQQLPGTKPPSYPTLTSTPSMSTANVKNGSQATNPVPGSAASSTIPPSSSPTPSLPLSQLLLSPSALCQARAVTTVTPAATVTHILVPTSSVPTSTQCYPVGTMATKANLGAQTLVVQPMQQGGVTEKLPHSATPVPIQPKTMQGHRLPVQMPPRHPPPILPAPPSNGQQVGGHHSPHVPVQLVGARQGTLGTSQALALAQTRNCCTQDAPPVGGNSTSVVAMVASVETGAGGLCLKSPQSALSVQQPSNQNVVSHTSSTSSSISNSHGRDGQNSTVAPSIGDSVFMQSQGKHVSLKRKSESDCTNEGLSESASHSCPSARDSAPPLSPAPSLDSAPETTFSSPPTLLPLPRGGGCQGDRAPLPQAVVKPQVLTHLIEGFVIQEGAEPFPVTGPVKERQEGPVPVAVPPTIQSETGSPAVLKCEYCESFAPASQFRGTKRFCSKTCAKRYNVSCSHHFRTSRERTAAGVPPAGSLAQEGVARRRGPRRSSSEIACAKIAGRHLPVKCRSESSRSEDISSCDGEEEEEDSLSVSLSSSSSCPQPTHCGSQLETPAPGSLPLDGSLFLSSSPAHWSVEDVCRFISSLQGCEDLASQFLSQEIDGQALLLLKEEHLMSTMNIKLGPALKICASINNLRD
- the phc1 gene encoding polyhomeotic-like protein 1 isoform X2; translated protein: MTNPRPVGPATSVTSSALSQSVLLGGNSTGQGQMYLRVNRSLRAPLTSQLIFMPGGTATAAVATVAQQPQQQQQEVTPTSSSSQSDNDQAQNLAMRCVSSSRMAVVKTEFPERKDNAAVYSLPQQQGQSHQSSTAQQLPGTKPPSYPTLTSTPSMSTANVKNGSQATNPVPGSAASSTIPPSSSPTPSLPLSQLLLSPSALCQARAVTTVTPAATVTHILVPTSSVPTSTQCYPVGTMATKANLGAQTLVVQPMQQGGVTEKLPHSATPVPIQPKTMQGHRLPVQMPPRHPPPILPAPPSNGQQVGGHHSPHVPVQLVGARQGTLGTSQALALAQTRNCCTQDAPPVGGNSTSVVAMVASVETGAGGLCLKSPQSALSVQQPSNQNVVSHTSSTSSSISNSHGRDGQNSTVAPSIGDSVFMQSQGKHVSLKRKSESDCTNEGLSESASHSCPSARDSAPPLSPAPSLDSAPETTFSSPPTLLPLPRGGGCQGDRAPLPQAVVKPQVLTHLIEGFVIQEGAEPFPVTGPVKERQEGPVPVAVPPTIQSETGSPAVLKCEYCESFAPASQFRGTKRFCSKTCAKRYNVSCSHHFRTSRERTAAGVPPAGSLAQEGVARRRGPRRSSSEIACAKIAGRHLPVKCRSESSRSEDISSCDGEEEEEDSLSVSLSSSSSCPQPTHCGSQLETPAPGSLPLDGSLFLSSSPAHWSVEDVCRFISSLQGCEDLASQFLSQEIDGQALLLLKEEHLMSTMNIKLGPALKICASINNLRD